In bacterium, the following are encoded in one genomic region:
- a CDS encoding transposase, whose amino-acid sequence MRGRRCKLVTLDLDATDDPTHGRQQLSLFNGHYDRWCYLPL is encoded by the coding sequence TTGCGTGGCCGCAGGTGCAAGCTGGTGACCCTGGACCTCGACGCCACCGACGATCCCACCCACGGCCGACAGCAGTTGTCCCTGTTCAATGGCCATTACGACCGGTGGTGCTACCTGCCGCTG
- a CDS encoding DUF4143 domain-containing protein produces the protein MYTRRLKLPGQSFFLFGPRGTGKTTWIRTCLPDAHVIDLLSEARYQRLLADPRHLADELRAVASDRWVVLDEVQRLPALLNEVHRFREERGLRFVLCGSSARKLKRAGVNLLAGRALHRAMHPFVPAELGGYFDLDAALTHGLMPLIWDAPDRNDTLAAYAQMYLKEEIQAEALVRNLPGFARFLPIAALYHGQTINVSNIAREAGVARTTVNGYLEILEETLLCFRVPGFEPKLRVRERRHPKWYWCDPGVVRSMRRTRGSLAPEERGALFEGLVAQVLRAHRDYDGLCDEIAYWAAERRDTEVDFVLTRGDEHLAIEVKSGRAFTERWCHGLRAISALPGLKRRMIVYPEGPRLETEDGIEVMPFATFAALLAAGDL, from the coding sequence ATGTACACCCGCCGGCTCAAGCTACCGGGCCAGAGCTTCTTCCTCTTCGGGCCTCGCGGGACGGGCAAGACGACCTGGATCCGCACCTGCTTGCCCGACGCTCACGTCATCGATCTCCTGTCCGAGGCACGATATCAGCGGCTACTGGCCGATCCGCGGCACCTCGCCGACGAGCTGCGCGCCGTCGCCTCCGATCGGTGGGTCGTGCTCGACGAGGTGCAGCGTCTGCCGGCCCTGCTCAACGAGGTCCATCGGTTCCGGGAGGAACGCGGACTGCGCTTCGTGTTGTGCGGCTCCAGCGCGCGCAAGCTCAAGCGCGCCGGCGTCAATCTGCTGGCCGGACGAGCGCTCCACCGCGCGATGCACCCCTTCGTGCCCGCCGAGCTCGGCGGCTACTTCGATCTCGACGCGGCGTTGACCCACGGCTTGATGCCCCTGATCTGGGATGCGCCCGACCGCAACGATACGCTCGCGGCCTACGCCCAGATGTACCTGAAGGAGGAAATCCAGGCCGAGGCCCTGGTGCGCAACCTGCCCGGTTTCGCCCGCTTCCTGCCGATCGCCGCGCTGTACCACGGGCAGACCATCAACGTGTCGAACATCGCGCGCGAGGCCGGCGTCGCGCGGACGACGGTCAACGGCTACCTCGAGATCCTCGAGGAGACGCTCCTCTGCTTCCGGGTACCAGGTTTCGAGCCGAAGCTGCGCGTGCGTGAGCGCAGGCACCCCAAGTGGTACTGGTGCGATCCGGGCGTCGTGAGGTCCATGCGCCGCACGCGCGGGTCGCTCGCCCCGGAGGAACGCGGTGCCCTGTTCGAGGGGCTCGTCGCCCAGGTGCTGCGAGCGCATCGCGACTACGACGGACTCTGCGACGAGATCGCATACTGGGCTGCCGAGCGACGTGACACGGAGGTCGACTTCGTGCTCACGCGCGGCGACGAGCACCTGGCGATCGAGGTCAAATCGGGCCGGGCGTTCACCGAGCGCTGGTGCCACGGGTTGCGTGCGATCTCCGCCCTGCCCGGGCTCAAGCGCCGGATGATCGTCTATCCCGAGGGTCCGCGACTCGAGACCGAGGACGGGATCGAGGTCATGCCCTTCGCGACCTTCGCGGCGCTGCTGGCGGCGGGAGATCTTTGA
- a CDS encoding CoB--CoM heterodisulfide reductase iron-sulfur subunit B family protein, whose product MKHAFFPGCMIQIRYPQMEAAVRKTVPGLGIELVDLPGLGCCPDPVFFKSLHKLDWVTLAARNLVIAERAGLDYVTICSGCTETLAEAAHLLNQGGELLERVNARLATIDMKYEGTVNARHLITVLRDEVGLEAVKASVKRPLEGVRIAVHYGCHLLKPRDIMQVDDPDHPTIFEDMLEAIGATPVNHTERIICCGKACRDCDLPEQMTRTVLESIHAADVDIMGVICPSCFDSFDTGQLKLARKFDLGFTIPPVYYFQLLALAQGLSAEAVGLDRHKIRPEKLLAGETAG is encoded by the coding sequence ATGAAGCATGCCTTCTTTCCCGGCTGCATGATCCAGATCCGCTACCCCCAGATGGAGGCGGCGGTCCGCAAGACCGTCCCCGGGCTGGGCATCGAGTTGGTGGACCTGCCCGGGCTGGGCTGCTGCCCGGACCCGGTGTTCTTCAAGTCGCTGCACAAGCTGGACTGGGTGACCCTGGCGGCGCGCAACCTGGTCATCGCCGAGCGGGCGGGGCTGGACTACGTGACCATCTGCAGCGGCTGCACCGAGACCCTGGCCGAGGCCGCCCACCTGCTGAACCAGGGCGGCGAGCTGCTCGAGCGGGTGAACGCCCGCCTGGCGACGATCGACATGAAGTACGAGGGCACCGTCAACGCCCGCCACCTGATCACCGTGCTGCGCGACGAGGTGGGCCTCGAAGCGGTGAAGGCCTCGGTCAAGCGTCCCCTGGAGGGCGTGCGCATCGCCGTCCACTACGGCTGCCACCTGCTCAAGCCCCGCGACATCATGCAGGTGGACGACCCCGATCATCCCACCATCTTCGAGGACATGCTCGAAGCCATCGGCGCCACGCCGGTCAACCACACCGAGAGGATCATCTGCTGCGGCAAGGCCTGCCGCGACTGCGACCTGCCCGAGCAGATGACCCGCACCGTGCTGGAGTCGATCCACGCGGCCGACGTGGACATCATGGGCGTGATCTGCCCGTCGTGTTTCGACTCCTTCGACACGGGGCAGTTGAAGCTGGCGCGGAAGTTCGATCTGGGGTTCACGATTCCGCCGGTGTACTACTTCCAGCTGCTGGCGCTGGCCCAGGGACTGTCGGCGGAGGCGGTGGGGCTGGACCGGCACAAGATCAGGCCGGAGAAGCTGTTGGCGGGGGAGACGGCGGGCTGA
- a CDS encoding 4Fe-4S dicluster domain-containing protein: MGEKPVKIDHGFREELGLVLEGDGVNYCYQCGACVGDCPSARFSEDFNPRRIMLAVLYGMQEEVVGPDSTVWQCSNCFTCFDRCPQDVKPIEVIVALKNLMGERGIVPAGVEKLVDGLLQTGRSAKVTSVTHRRREELGLPPLPELDLEPLSKLLEAGEREVATEREEP; encoded by the coding sequence GTGGGCGAGAAACCCGTCAAGATCGACCACGGGTTCCGCGAGGAACTGGGCCTGGTGCTGGAGGGCGACGGCGTCAACTACTGCTACCAGTGCGGCGCCTGCGTGGGGGACTGCCCGTCGGCCCGCTTCAGCGAGGACTTCAACCCGCGCCGGATCATGCTGGCGGTGCTGTACGGGATGCAGGAGGAGGTCGTCGGCCCGGACTCGACGGTCTGGCAGTGCTCGAACTGCTTCACCTGCTTCGATCGCTGTCCCCAGGACGTCAAGCCCATCGAGGTGATCGTCGCCCTGAAGAACCTGATGGGCGAGCGGGGCATCGTACCCGCGGGCGTAGAGAAGCTGGTGGACGGCCTACTGCAGACCGGCCGCAGCGCCAAGGTCACCTCGGTCACGCACCGCCGGCGCGAGGAGCTGGGACTGCCCCCCCTGCCCGAGCTGGACCTCGAGCCGCTGAGCAAGCTGCTGGAGGCGGGGGAGCGGGAAGTCGCGACCGAGAGGGAGGAGCCATAG